From Solibacillus sp. FSL W7-1436, one genomic window encodes:
- a CDS encoding acyl-CoA dehydrogenase family protein, giving the protein MSEMKEMILDVVDRVLKENVDKDLVDILEDGKWAKDLWDIFLENGMTTVAISEKNEGAGGDLDDLLNIVRLTGKYAAPIPFAEVTFANTLLEYVSLKPSDSLVTYMISGNQNFFIEDNRISGAASNIPWARYAEKLLVLVNEVDGPQLVLVELLHADITPSTNLAGEPRDTVVLKNSKIVQVSDILNFEQMHHITKLETAFRLALITGAIEKVNELTVQYTKEREQFGRPIHRFQLVQQHLVQLAGESAVMQAAFNNFTAALLNDSNQNEVAFTCLRAEEAITLAATIGHQVLAAIGTTYEHALQQYTRRLWSWRDEGVHSDYWSDLIATDLLENSGNNLWDYLTRNKGEVKI; this is encoded by the coding sequence ATGAGTGAAATGAAAGAAATGATATTAGATGTGGTAGACCGTGTTCTTAAAGAAAATGTGGATAAAGATTTAGTAGATATTTTAGAAGATGGAAAATGGGCTAAAGATTTATGGGATATTTTTCTTGAAAACGGAATGACAACTGTAGCAATTTCAGAAAAAAATGAGGGTGCTGGAGGAGATTTAGATGATTTATTAAATATTGTTCGTCTAACAGGAAAATATGCTGCCCCTATCCCCTTTGCCGAAGTAACTTTTGCGAATACTTTACTTGAATATGTATCTCTTAAGCCTTCTGATAGTTTAGTAACATACATGATTTCAGGAAATCAAAATTTCTTTATAGAAGATAATCGTATTTCTGGGGCAGCATCTAATATCCCATGGGCAAGATATGCAGAAAAACTGCTCGTGCTTGTTAACGAAGTCGATGGTCCCCAATTAGTTCTAGTTGAATTATTACATGCTGACATTACTCCAAGTACAAACTTAGCAGGCGAGCCACGTGACACAGTGGTACTGAAAAATTCGAAGATAGTTCAAGTTTCTGACATCCTTAATTTTGAACAAATGCACCATATAACTAAGTTGGAAACAGCATTTCGACTTGCTCTTATTACAGGGGCAATCGAAAAAGTTAATGAGTTAACTGTTCAGTATACAAAAGAACGTGAACAATTTGGCCGACCGATACATCGATTCCAACTTGTACAACAGCACTTAGTGCAACTAGCAGGCGAAAGTGCTGTGATGCAAGCAGCATTTAATAATTTTACTGCTGCACTACTCAATGATTCAAATCAAAATGAAGTTGCTTTTACGTGTTTAAGAGCTGAAGAAGCTATAACTCTTGCAGCAACGATAGGACATCAAGTACTGGCTGCAATAGGGACAACATATGAGCATGCACTTCAACAATATACTCGTCGTTTATGGTCATGGCGAGATGAAGGAGTCCACAGTGATTACTGGAGTGACCTCATCGCTACAGATCTTCTTGAAAATAGCGGTAATAACCTATGGGATTATTTAACGAGAAATAAAGGCGAAGTTAAAATATAG